The Synchiropus splendidus isolate RoL2022-P1 chromosome 5, RoL_Sspl_1.0, whole genome shotgun sequence DNA window agagggGATGTTGCGCTTGTACCTGTTTTCTTTGCTGAACCCTGCACTCCAGGTCCAGCTGGACTCCCAGGAGCTCCTGTCTTTTTACTCAACAGGCTGTTGAAGAAGTTGGCCAGCACTCCTTCATTCGCTGCACCGGCTGAAAAcgggaggaaagcagagaaaCCAAATTTAGACATGCTTCACTGAGAAACTTCAATACTGACATTTCCTTTGAGAATTCAATGTTTGATCCTCTTCATGAAAAAGATTTCACCTTTTATGTTGGGGTCAGGCTTTTTGCCAGCTGTTATCGGAGAGCTGGAGGTCACACTGGGTTGACCAGCGCGACCTGCTGGTCTGGGGGAACCAGAGGCTGTTCGTCCTGGAGATTCCTGCATCACATGAAATGCAAATTTGAAAACCAAGACAAATTTATACAATTGGCTATGAACATTTTCAGAAGACTTACCGTGCTTCCTCTGGTTGGTGTGGCTGGCTGCTTCGCTAACAATGACTGGTGAACAAGATTTGAACTCACATTATCACAAACAATACTTATCATTTAAGCATGTACAACAAGCAACACACAAACCTGCTGTTTCATCAAGAAAACCTGCTCATCCTCTGCGTTTATCTCTTTATCGTGAACCAGCTGTGAGGAGACACGTTAATGAAGTGGGTTTGTGACATCAAAATCAGTAAAAATTAATTTCACTTCAGGAGATCCTTACCTTTCGTACAGGAGGCTTTGTGACAAAATCCTCAAATGGATCATCAGGCCTGACAGTTGTGAAGTTCTCATGCAAGATtccaattttcttttcattatccCATCCAGAAGGGCTAAAAGATTCGCCATCACCAAACACAGTTAACCAAATGCGATGCCAAGGTATCAATAGCAGGTAAACTGAAAACTATTGCTCCATACTTACATGAACACAGCATCCTTCTCCACCACTAAGGCAGGTGTGGTGAACTGGAAGTCATATATCTTGTGAACTAAATATTTGTACAGTAGATCCAGGTTCTTTTCCTCCTTCACAGAAGTGTAAATGAGGCCAGCTCCATCTGATCGGTTTCATTAAGGCACCAACTTATACTGGAAATGAAATGGTAACGTGGACTGTGTGCGTTAATCACCTCGTGAAAAGGATACAGTGTAAGCAAAACCGCCTGATGTGCGACTGTATGAAATCAAAATGCTCCTCTCTGTAGTCGTGCTCCTTCTCCAATACGCTGACAGCATCACACTGAAACCAAATTAATGTACAAAAAACAGAAGTTACAATCACAAGGCAAGGAGAATACAATAATTAAAATAGTTTTAACAAAACAATTGCTGTTTAACACAAGTTTATCCACTGGACCTTTTTAAATTTTAGGGGCTAAAATATCAATGTCATAAATATATACCAATATTTTTATGTGCAAAAAGACGTTTACAGAGCATCAGAGAAAATTATGGAGGAAACAAATATAGGAAAGGTCACTTTCAGCATGTGGGGCTCTGCTGACGCCTTTCCTCAGAATTCTAAATTGAATTTTCCCTTCAGGTAACAGGCCTGTATAATAGGCTCTTTCAATAGAGGCAAGTATCTGAGAGGATGACAGCCAAGCAAAAACATGCATCTTCGTGAAAGTGCAGACAGTGCTTATCACAGCAGGGATGCTTCCTGAGTCCCAGCACATGAAGCAAATCAAATAGATATCCATAGGAAAGTTTTCTATGTTGAATTCATACATACAACATTCATAAACAACATAAATGTACATCatcattaataaaaataataacagaaaaaataattacTGTATTGTAAAGTTAGAgaatacatacattttcatcATGGTAGATAAATAATGCTATGCTATGTTATaacaaatttctttttttgtatttgagtCGTAACAAATATATTGCTGTTACAAAATTGTGTTGATGTATTTTAGCAAAACCACTTTTTACTTATACATATGATGATTAATTTATGTAGGCAGAAGGTAAACTTCTTTCACGATGTGTTATTAAATAAAGCTGCCAGTCCCAAAACTAAACTtgggataagaaaaaaaataccagTCAAAAGCTGGGCTTCATCAAGACAGAACAGGGGTTCCACTATGACAAAGAGCAGAAACCATTTGATAACAAGCAGGAGCTTTTGTAAAATGCTTCTGTTTGACAAAGTGAAATAACAATGCAACAATAATGTATGTCATTTGTCTCTCTCACTTTCTTCAAACTCAATTTATTGACTGATCCATTCATGTAAAACAATGTTCCCACAACTGAAGAATGTGTTGCTCTAGAACCCCACAAATAGAATtggaatttctcatctctgttgaattttgctgcagaaaaaaactgtaaatGTCTCATGATATGGCAAGATGCGATTGTAGTACTATTGAGATCACGAGGGACATACATAGAGAACACACTGACACTTGAATACTGTTCATAGTTCAGAAAAAGACACCGCTAGATTTGGAGAATGAACAAACCTTTGTGCAAACTATTAGCACTGGAATGCCCaggttgtgtgtgagtgtgttctctCCAAGTGGCAAGACAACTGCCTCCTCATCCCCGACTGTTGTTGCTCGCTTTTGTGGAGAAGTCTGGTTGGCATCCTCTGGTTCTGTGTACTCTTGGAACGCTTTGACCACTGGGACAGAGAAAATAGACAAGTTGGAAAATGGTCTTCCAGGACAACCAAAATATTTTGTAGGgaaagtatatatttttacaacttctaTTAATTTCCTGTAAAAGCAACTTCACTTAGAAATTTACCTATAAAGCTATTATTGTACATTATTGTACAAGGACGATGAGAAGGGAACTGCTTGTGTTAATAGAAATCGGTGTACAGGAAGCTTTGGCCTACATCCTTCGAAGAGTCAGGAATGTCGcagcacacaaactcaaaattcCTATCATTCGAAACATGGGATTAGGTACATGGGGCGGCAACTGCTGTTACAAGCTTCTATTAGGGAGCCCTTCCTGTGGAGAGGATTACACAAATCCAGCTGGGCAAAACTAGCTTGAGTGGACACATTGGGCCAACATGGGGCAAATTAAAAAAGCAGATTTAAGAGTGTCCCAAAAAAAGCATTCCAGAGAGTCAAGCTTGTCAACGCAGCGTTAGGGAGTATGCAAAACAAGGTCACATCATTTTGATCTATTCAGTTGAGTAAATCTAACGCTAGAGCACAAAAATCAACACTATTGCAGCAAATTTTATTAACTTTGTACTATTGGCCAACTTCCAAGTATCCAGATGTTGTCCAGCTATCcattgtgtgcttgtgtgtatatatatatatatataaaatacatacacaaaTATATGACACTTTTTCTATCTATTCTTGTCGCAATGGacaatgctaataataataagcacatattcaaaatatatacatacattttctgctgctAAAAACAATGGTGCTTTCAAACAATGAGCACAAAGACTCCACTGCAATAGCCAGTCAATCGTCTAGTCCAGTGCAATTGGGAGACCAAGGCATTTACATCCCCTCCTTTCTGTGACGCTATTGTTGGAGGGGAGGGAACCATGATGCAAGACCAGTGCAAGACTCCCTGCATCTAAAAGCCCCGCAGACACAAGCTTCTGATCTTTCTGCATCACCTCAGCATTTTCACTAATAGATTATCTAGGTTGACCTCTTCAACAAACAAGAGCTCAATAGCATATTTGAAATGTAACCACAATAGTGACATTTTTGAACTCCTAATGTGAGTGACAAAAAGTCATTGTGGATTTTAATCATACAAAAATATGACCCATCTCCAGTGAAACAATTTGAACATTGACAATCATAACCATGAGCAGAGTTCACCTTAATTACAATCATAACAGCCATAATGACGCCGCAACTAGTTCCACTATTATGTTTTAACAAACAGCAGATAACCAAACAGCTGTAAGCAAGTAATTGAGAGTGTCTGTTCTTAGTGCCAATTACACTTTACAGATACATTTACAACATAAAGTGTAACTGGATTCAATACTAAAGAATAGTTTTGAAAGGTCACCGGCATGGGCACGTGGTTCAAGAATTGAACAGATGACATAAAATAAGCCATGGAGAAAAATGATTAGTAGGCTTCCTCACACAAAGAAGCTGTTCATACACAAGAGATGACCAAATCTAAAATTAACAGCAGAACATCTGTGTGTATCATTATCATCGATCAGCTTGCAGCAAGATCACACGGCTGAGGATCATGGGCTTCTTGAGATGAGGACCCAGAAGCATCCACCCTAATGTGTAACTTTATACAACGCTTGGCTACTAGGCCACACTGCAACCAATCCTTTTTTTCCAGGGAGTCAGTCAAGCATTGAATTTTATGCGAGTTTCTGTGCAACCTGGTGATGACGAACGACTACTGGAAGGAGTGACAAGTGATCTAAACTTATCCCTGTGCTTAGTTGACACTACAGTTGACACTATGATTATGCATGAAtagatttctttaaaaaattataataataaataccaCTTTATTTTCAACTAAGCACCCTAAATGGCAAAGCATGCACAAGGAAATCTATGTGCTGGTATAGCAAAATCACTTACTCTTCTGCTCCATTTCTCTCATGTCTTCCGGAGGAATCCTAAGTTTGTCCACATGGTCACGCAGAACGCTCGCCCATTTCTGAAGTGATTCCATGATGGTCCAAGGCCGAGACATGTCCACAACAAACACTGCTAGACAGTTAGCGATTGTCTGAGGAGAAACCGCAAACTTCAGCAAGCCTTTATGATAGAGATCTCCATCCAAAATCCAGACATTACAACGAGAGTGatctgcaggagaaaaaaatgaatgtaagtGCATTTTATTAATGGTTCAAAGCATCAAAATTATTAGTAATAGCTTCTTACCGTCACGATCCTCATCATGGACATTTATGTAAAGATATTCAAGACCTCTTCCTTTCTTGTTGTGTTCAGCTCCTTGAAGCTTAGACATTAGCGTCGTCTTTCCCGAACCATCCTCACCTTAACACAATATAAATGTCATTATTAAGTGTTTATTATGCATACAATACCCAACGTACTGGAAAATTATGGTCAGCATGTTATGAGTTATACATTTTGAATAATAAACTATTTGCAGCCACTGAGAACATCACTGAGGAAAAACAGTTACCAGTACGAATTAAAACTGAATTAGACTGAACACACTGGCAGTtagcaaaataaacaatcttGTTCAAGCACTGAAGTACTGTGATTTAATCGTGATTGTGCAACTTTATTGAGCAAAGCCTATCAAAGATACATCATGAACACGGCAACAGACTTTCACAAGTGTGGCTCAAGTAACACTTACCGAACACGAGGATGTTTTTCCCTGACGGCAACTTGGAACTGGACTGGTTTGAAACTTCACTCAGTATGGAAGACCTGCGACAGATATTGGACATTTAATTCCAGGGAGAGCTTGGCAGTGACGCCACACATTTATATGTTGAAAATAATTTGCCAAAATCTACTGGCATGTCTACGGCTGTGTTGGGTCCAGTCCGCCCGAACAGCCGACAGGAAAGACGACGTCACCCTGCTGACCGCTGCGCTGAAGTAGACTATGATCTAATGTAGACATTGGGCAGTGACAATTACTTCCGTACGCTACTTTTTATCCCGCCTTTACCGCTTGAAAAATGTGTgtcaattacaaaaaaatatatatatattatacatagaGTTAGCCACTGTCATATTAGCAAATGTCAACACTTCTCCAAACTGGCGATTCGGAACACCAGCGGCAAAAGCACAATGAATGGCTTCGTAACACTGGGACTTAGATTCTTATCTTATTCAAGAAATATACGCTTTCACCACACTTAAAGAAGCATTTATGGCTATGACAGTGTTAGCAGACCAGGCGCCCAGCCTCAGGGAGTTGCTAACGTTACGGCTAGCAAGCAGTGACAGAGCACAACACTTTCGAGGGGAACTGGCAACATTTGTGCTTCGGAAAGAAGACAAGAACTTGCCAAAGGTTTTGTCCTTCCTCATCTTCGTTGTTGTTGTCCACTCCGGTTGAACCCGGTTGCTGTTTCTCCAGAACAGGGGCCATCTTCTTCTTCCGACAACCACAAAAGGCGAGGCCCTGCCGCTACTGCTGCTCGGCCACCGCTAGCACCGCCCCGCTGCTCGGACACCGCTAACACCGCCCTCCTCCAAGTAGCGGAGGAGACGTTGCATTTGCTGACGGCTGCGTCCCGCCAGCCAGCAGCCCTTGTGTTTCGTTGGGGCTCAGTTGTTTGCTCCGGGTTTTGTGGGGGTTCACTCTCTCACAATTTCTCTTTCGTTTGTTACCCACTCCCTGATGTGGCAGCCTCGCTCCTCGTCGTTATAAGTTTATAATAACATTTGTCGTAATGACAGCAAGTGTCCACTAGATGAAAATAGACACTAGAAATTGTAATCCGCGCTGCTGTTTAATGAAGAGAAAGCATTTATTTGACCTCTAACCTGGTCGTCTGGATGTGTTCTCATCACCACGTCAAACCGACAAGATTGAATATGTAACGCTCCTCTCCTGGCACTGCTTTTAGAACGTATGTTACAATGGCACATGGCACCAGGCCACAAAGGTGTGTCGAGGCCCACACCTGTTTTCTCCATTGCCCTAAATCTGCACTCCTCCGTGCGGACGGATCGCTCTTGCAGGCAGACAAGAGTCAAAAGCCTGATGTATTTTGGGGGATTTCGAGGCCTCCCTTTGTTTCCCATGTTGGTGCGAGGCAGGGCGACTGGTTTGGATAGTGGTTGCACTCGTGGGACTGAATCCCAAAGTTTCTGCATCATGTGAAACTCAGCCCTTTCTTCTGCTTTGtcatgctgctgctctgcttcaaGCAATGATGATTCAAAGTGGCAATGTTGGACAGCAATGAGGCGCTTGCATCTACGGTTCCCAATAGAATTTATTTTAGGAATCCAATAGCTCCTttaatttcatgttttctgagcaGTAATCCGAATCAAGATTTTTGATGACAACATAATTCCATTTGAAATGAATTCTAAATGTAATTTGCAAGTTATTTTTAGGTCCTGAGAGTTAGTTTACTATATTTCCTCCCCATTTCAtgtctctgtttttcttcccgCAACGCTATCAACAGTTATATTTAAATGGAAATTAGGGTCTTTTAATGAACAGTTCTCATAATTTCTTGCCCTTTATAacattatttacatgttttacccATCGTTCACTTACTAAGACATTCACACAGTATTTATGATCATGCGAATAATGGCCCATTAGGACATTTAATTGGTTTAGAATATCCATTTTGCTCCTTGTTGCTAATTGTTAAAATATACACTTGTCATTACACAAGTGATTCTAAGAGCTGGAAAAGGTTTCTGTAGGGAGAAGAAAGTCTAGCATTCGTcacctcagctgctgcccccttgaCCCCAGTTTTCTTCTACAATATTTCAAAGCTTCATGCTCCCAAATTGCATTACTTTGTCTTGCAGACTGTGGGGTTTTCTTTTTGTCTATTACAGTAATTCACTATATGATGTTTCCAGCCTGTCACTTTTCAACGTTGTACACCTAATGAACGGCAGGGGGCGCCCTCGGCTCAACAACTACGTCGCCCCTTCACCTTCCTACTTTACGAGCGCTAATGTTAAGTATCAGTTATATCAGTTTTCTCTTCAGCCTTTGAATGTAACCTATTTATTGAACGTGAAGCCTTCTTTTGAAAGAGTGCCGCAATTTCAGCATTCCTGCGATCAGCTTTTAATAAAAATTCAAAACGTCAATCAATATGTAAACATTGATATGATTACAATTGCCTACTTTTTATAATTTATTGAAACCTAGATCATGTCATTTGCGTAGGTTTTCATTGGCAAAATGCAATGACAAATGGTGGCGAGGTCAGTCTTGACCCGCGTGGACCCCCACATGTACAGCACTCATACAAAGGGAGAAAGGGAGGGGAGTGTGTGGGGGGGAGTCAGTGGTTTTGTGCGAGTGAGCGTAAAAGGGGAGGGTTAAAGACGGGGAGGGTGTAGCTTGCAGTCTGAGCTCTGGTGGGGTTGGCTGGATTGTGATAGCGACAGATGTCTGGAAAACTGCGCAGGGTTTGCTTCGGTGAAGTGGTCCCACTCTGAGGTTTGGAGAGCAAGAATCTGCAGCTGTCGCTCCTCTGGTTGCCTCACCTCCATTATTACATCCAGTCTGGACTCAAAGAACCAACTCTTGGAACAAGACAggtcagttttttgtttttttttcaccagttgaaataattcaataaaggCATAGAGGAAGGAAGAAAAGTGTGACAACCGTGTCCCTTTTGTTCTTGATGTAATTATTATGTAAGTACAGTAATATTAGTAGTGACAGAGAGAGGATCATCTTTATTCTAAAATTAATCATTTTGGTCATTTGGGTCATGCGCACAAAAATGCAAAGGAAAAAAGGGGGTGGGGTGATAAAGTAATTTGTTGACCAATTGTAttctgaaaatgattttaaagaaGAAGATTTTTGCCCTGCAAACCACATTTTCTACCAGAACAAAAAAGCCAGTGCAGCTGGGAGAAGCAGAGGTGGGTGGGTGTGGGGAGCTGGGGGAAGGAGGACCCTTTTTAAGCTTTTATCACTCGAGTGTTGAGCCGGTGTACGGTCTAATCTCCATGTATTCCCTTGTACAGCCTTTAACAGTGAATTTAGGTAAGAAAAGCGAGACTTGAGTCAGTGTGGGCCTGAGGTTGAGTCCTCATCCTTTGTTAGCGCCTGGCACATGCTCAAGCTGGGCTCCTTTATCCTCTTCAGCAAGAGCAAATGTGCCGGTATACTGCAGATGCGCATGACTGGAATGCTCTATTCCAGAACACTGTGAGAAATTCATTTATCCAAAACGGGAAAATGTGAACTGCCGTCGAAAAATTTGCTTCGCTTTGTGGAGACGGAATTTAATACGGCGAGTCAGGTGGAATAGtattttgaagaaaatgaatttaagaaatgattaaaattaaatgtaCAATATTCAGCACCCCTTTTTTTTGTACAATGGTAGACTGTGTGGTCCATCTTGGTGTGGATGGGTCTGCCATTATAGCTTCAGTAGCACTATGGACAGTTCCTTGGTTGTTCATGTACCACCAACCAACAAATGCTAAATGATGCCCAACAGTGAAAACCTATTTGAGTCGCACAACCTCGTGTTCCCAGGTTGACAATTTGAGTCGCAAATATAATCGTTACCTAATTTAGTCAGTTTTTGCAGTgagaacaataaaacacaatgcaTTACTTTTAATATAAAGAGATCAGTGGCCAAATCTTTGTGCAGAACAAATGTACCGACAGTTGCTTCCTCTATGAGGCAGACACTGTGTTGATTCAGAGCCAACACGATAAGAAGGTAATGTTTGACATAAAATGACAGAATTACTTCACAGAGAGCAGTGCATTAGGGCTTTTGCAGAGTCTCATTCTTTTTTGAAGGCTCCCCCGTCAGGTTGACTTCTTTCTCCATCCCCCAAGCTACTGCCACTCATTCTGATGTCCAAAGATTCCCCATAGTCACATCTCTGTCTTCTCTTAGTCACTCAAATGGACACACTGTATCGGATGCTTTGGAGAACCCCTGTTTTGTTAGTCAAATGAGTCTTTTGACTGTTTGGATTCAACGCGAAACACAAACTGTACAATGAAGTACAGAGTTCCTCTTTCGCTAACTCAAAGGAAGCTCGCTGAAATAGTGTCTCTTTCGTCCAACATGGCATTTGTGTTGGAGAATAGTTTCCCAGTTCAAGTGTCTTGTAACAACTGCAACAGGAAATAACTGTGTGAAGTGACGACAGGACCTGGACTGCTTACATCGCTTGAGATTTACAAGCGCGTTGTGCCTTGGCACGTCAGGGCCACATTGATACATAGCTTCTTATCATTATCGTCAATGAGCAGGATGATTTGTGGGTTCATTTGGCTGTGAGCCTTACCAAACATTCCTGGCATGGTGGGGAGCACAGCGGAGTCATTCCCATATaagtacatttgttttcaacttTAACTGCTTTTGCCTGAGAG harbors:
- the dync1li2 gene encoding cytoplasmic dynein 1 light intermediate chain 2 isoform X2, producing the protein MAPVLEKQQPGSTGVDNNNEDEEGQNLWSSILSEVSNQSSSKLPSGKNILVFGEDGSGKTTLMSKLQGAEHNKKGRGLEYLYINVHDEDRDDHSRCNVWILDGDLYHKGLLKFAVSPQTIANCLAVFVVDMSRPWTIMESLQKWASVLRDHVDKLRIPPEDMREMEQKMVKAFQEYTEPEDANQTSPQKRATTVGDEEAVVLPLGENTLTHNLGIPVLIVCTKCDAVSVLEKEHDYREEHFDFIQSHIRRFCLHYGAGLIYTSVKEEKNLDLLYKYLVHKIYDFQFTTPALVVEKDAVFIPSGWDNEKKIGILHENFTTVRPDDPFEDFVTKPPVRKLVHDKEINAEDEQVFLMKQQSLLAKQPATPTRGSTESPGRTASGSPRPAGRAGQPSVTSSSPITAGKKPDPNIKAGAANEGVLANFFNSLLSKKTGAPGSPAGPGVQGSAKKTEAGFD
- the dync1li2 gene encoding cytoplasmic dynein 1 light intermediate chain 2 isoform X1; its protein translation is MAPVLEKQQPGSTGVDNNNEDEEGQNLWSSILSEVSNQSSSKLPSGKNILVFGEDGSGKTTLMSKLQGAEHNKKGRGLEYLYINVHDEDRDDHSRCNVWILDGDLYHKGLLKFAVSPQTIANCLAVFVVDMSRPWTIMESLQKWASVLRDHVDKLRIPPEDMREMEQKMVKAFQEYTEPEDANQTSPQKRATTVGDEEAVVLPLGENTLTHNLGIPVLIVCTKCDAVSVLEKEHDYREEHFDFIQSHIRRFCLHYGAGLIYTSVKEEKNLDLLYKYLVHKIYDFQFTTPALVVEKDAVFIPSGWDNEKKIGILHENFTTVRPDDPFEDFVTKPPVRKLVHDKEINAEDEQVFLMKQQSLLAKQPATPTRGSTESPGRTASGSPRPAGRAGQPSVTSSSPITAGKKPDPNIKAGAANEGVLANFFNSLLSKKTGAPGSPAGPGVQGSAKKTGQKPGLTDVQAELDRMTRKQDSMVTTNNEQPPAENEV